A genomic window from Enoplosus armatus isolate fEnoArm2 chromosome 18, fEnoArm2.hap1, whole genome shotgun sequence includes:
- the dnajc21 gene encoding dnaJ homolog subfamily C member 21 isoform X1, producing the protein MKCHYEILGVKRDAGDDDLKKAYRKLALKWHPDKNLDNAEEAAEQFKLIQAAYDVLSDLQERAWYDNHRDALLKGGLSGDYEDDSIDLLQYFTVTCYSGYGDDEKGFYTVYRDLFESIVKEEMEHGKVEDEEEEEEFPPFGDSQSDYDTVVHVFYGYWQSFCTHKNFAWKEEYDTRQASNRWEKRAMEKENKKTREKGRKERNELVRQLVAFVRKRDRRVQAHRKLVEEQNAEKIKKVEELRRKQKLSQAKLAEEYKEQSWAAMSELEKELQQMEAQYGEEFGDASESEDEELEMDAPEKNSEEGGDAEQPDGDELTIDYYDDLYCPACDKSFKSDKAMKNHEKSKKHREMVALLRQQLQEEEDSLGLNPDRKDGREEENEQEGEEEEEEEEEDKPRQKLSKKQKRKKKQQKVVRVSNIFYFLSVAVPGLVYSECLLYSCSPPPQQSAPDEEEEKPALTTEEEAPEKSADPTEPEKQDDLPPTEVKSTSGKTKGKKGGGKDKPKNDKSNTGGEQFPENEVNLRCVTCNDEFPTRNKLFDHLKTSGHASAISSNAAHSSMSKSKKDKRKNR; encoded by the exons ATGAAGTGTCACTATGAAATCTTGGGTGTGAAACGAGACGCAGGAGACGACGATTTGAAGAAAGCGTATCGAAAATTAGCATTGAAATGGCATCCAG ATAAAAACTTGGACAATGCTGAGGAGGCGGCGGAGCAGTTCAAGCTGATTCAGGCAGCTTATGATGTCCTGAGTGATCTGCAGGAGAGAGCTTG GTATGACAATCACAGGGACGCTCTGCTGAAAGGAGGACTGAGTGGAGATTATGAAGATGACAGCATTGACCTGCTGCAGTACTTCACGGTCACCTGCTACTCTGGCTACGGAGATGACGAGAAG GGCTTTTACACAGTCTACAGGGATCTCTTTGAGTCCATTGTTAAGGAGGAGATGGAGCACGGCAAGgtggaagatgaggaagaggaggaggagtttcCTCCCTTTGGAGACTCTCAGAGTGATTATGATACA GTAGTGCACGTGTTTTACGGCTACTGGCAGAGCTTCTGCACCCATAAAAACTTTGCCTGGAAGGAGGAGTATGATACGAGGCAGGCCTCCAACCGCTGGGAGAAAAGGGCCATGGAGAAGGAGAACAAGAAGACCAGAGAGAAGGGTCGAAAGGAGCGCAACGAGCTTGTGCGGCAACTCGTGGCTTTTGTTCGCAAACGTGACCGCCGTGTGCAGGCCCACAGAaagctggtggaggagcagaACGCTGAGAAGATCaagaaggtggaggagctgaggcgGAAGCAGAAGCTCAGCCAAGCCAA ACTGGCAGAAGAGTACAAGGAGCAGAGCTGGGCGGCCATGTCTGAACTTgagaaggagctgcagcagatggaGGCTCAGTACGGAGAGGAGTTTGGAGATGCATCAGAGAGTGAGGACGAAGAGCTGGAGATGGACGCACCGGAGAAGAACAGcgaagagggaggag ATGCAGAGCAGCCTGATGGAGACGAACTGACAATTGACTATTATGACGATCTGTACTGCCCAGCCTGTGACAAATCCTTCAAATCAGATAAAGC AATGAAAAACCATGAAAAATCCAAAAAGCACCGGGAGATGGTGGCGTTGCTgcggcagcagctgcaggaagaagaggatTCACTTGGTTTGAACCCGGACAGAAAGGacggaagagaagaggaaaatgagcaggaaggggaggaggaggaggaagaggaggaggaagacaagcCAAGGCAAAA GCTGTccaaaaagcaaaagaggaaaaagaaacagcagaaagtCGTACGTGTGAGTAAcatcttttactttctttcagTGGCTGTGCCTGGTCTAGTGTACTCTGAATGCCTTCTCTATTcatgctctcctcctccacagcagagtgctccagatgaggaggaggagaaaccagCGCTGACCACCGAGGAAGAAGCCCCTGAGAAGTCAGCGGACCCTACAGAGCCTGAGAAGCAGGATGATCTCCCTCCCACAGAAGTCAAGAG CACCTCTGGgaagacaaaaggaaagaagggaggaggaaaagacaaaCCGAAGAATGACAAGTCAAACACAGGAGGAGAACAGTTTCCTGAG AATGAAGTAAACCTCCGCTGTGTGACCTGTAACGACGAGTTCCCCACAAGAAACAAGTTGTTTGACCACCTGAAGACCAGCGGCCACGCCTCTGCAATCTCCTCAAACGCTGCTCACAGCTCCATGAGCAAGAGcaaaaaagacaagaggaagaacAGATAA
- the dnajc21 gene encoding dnaJ homolog subfamily C member 21 isoform X3 yields the protein MKCHYEILGVKRDAGDDDLKKAYRKLALKWHPDKNLDNAEEAAEQFKLIQAAYDVLSDLQERAWYDNHRDALLKGGLSGDYEDDSIDLLQYFTVTCYSGYGDDEKGFYTVYRDLFESIVKEEMEHGKVEDEEEEEEFPPFGDSQSDYDTVVHVFYGYWQSFCTHKNFAWKEEYDTRQASNRWEKRAMEKENKKTREKGRKERNELVRQLVAFVRKRDRRVQAHRKLVEEQNAEKIKKVEELRRKQKLSQAKLAEEYKEQSWAAMSELEKELQQMEAQYGEEFGDASESEDEELEMDAPEKNSEEGGDAEQPDGDELTIDYYDDLYCPACDKSFKSDKAMKNHEKSKKHREMVALLRQQLQEEEDSLGLNPDRKDGREEENEQEGEEEEEEEEEDKPRQKLSKKQKRKKKQQKVVRSAPDEEEEKPALTTEEEAPEKSADPTEPEKQDDLPPTEVKSTSGKTKGKKGGGKDKPKNDKSNTGGEQFPENEVNLRCVTCNDEFPTRNKLFDHLKTSGHASAISSNAAHSSMSKSKKDKRKNR from the exons ATGAAGTGTCACTATGAAATCTTGGGTGTGAAACGAGACGCAGGAGACGACGATTTGAAGAAAGCGTATCGAAAATTAGCATTGAAATGGCATCCAG ATAAAAACTTGGACAATGCTGAGGAGGCGGCGGAGCAGTTCAAGCTGATTCAGGCAGCTTATGATGTCCTGAGTGATCTGCAGGAGAGAGCTTG GTATGACAATCACAGGGACGCTCTGCTGAAAGGAGGACTGAGTGGAGATTATGAAGATGACAGCATTGACCTGCTGCAGTACTTCACGGTCACCTGCTACTCTGGCTACGGAGATGACGAGAAG GGCTTTTACACAGTCTACAGGGATCTCTTTGAGTCCATTGTTAAGGAGGAGATGGAGCACGGCAAGgtggaagatgaggaagaggaggaggagtttcCTCCCTTTGGAGACTCTCAGAGTGATTATGATACA GTAGTGCACGTGTTTTACGGCTACTGGCAGAGCTTCTGCACCCATAAAAACTTTGCCTGGAAGGAGGAGTATGATACGAGGCAGGCCTCCAACCGCTGGGAGAAAAGGGCCATGGAGAAGGAGAACAAGAAGACCAGAGAGAAGGGTCGAAAGGAGCGCAACGAGCTTGTGCGGCAACTCGTGGCTTTTGTTCGCAAACGTGACCGCCGTGTGCAGGCCCACAGAaagctggtggaggagcagaACGCTGAGAAGATCaagaaggtggaggagctgaggcgGAAGCAGAAGCTCAGCCAAGCCAA ACTGGCAGAAGAGTACAAGGAGCAGAGCTGGGCGGCCATGTCTGAACTTgagaaggagctgcagcagatggaGGCTCAGTACGGAGAGGAGTTTGGAGATGCATCAGAGAGTGAGGACGAAGAGCTGGAGATGGACGCACCGGAGAAGAACAGcgaagagggaggag ATGCAGAGCAGCCTGATGGAGACGAACTGACAATTGACTATTATGACGATCTGTACTGCCCAGCCTGTGACAAATCCTTCAAATCAGATAAAGC AATGAAAAACCATGAAAAATCCAAAAAGCACCGGGAGATGGTGGCGTTGCTgcggcagcagctgcaggaagaagaggatTCACTTGGTTTGAACCCGGACAGAAAGGacggaagagaagaggaaaatgagcaggaaggggaggaggaggaggaagaggaggaggaagacaagcCAAGGCAAAA GCTGTccaaaaagcaaaagaggaaaaagaaacagcagaaagtCGTACGT agtgctccagatgaggaggaggagaaaccagCGCTGACCACCGAGGAAGAAGCCCCTGAGAAGTCAGCGGACCCTACAGAGCCTGAGAAGCAGGATGATCTCCCTCCCACAGAAGTCAAGAG CACCTCTGGgaagacaaaaggaaagaagggaggaggaaaagacaaaCCGAAGAATGACAAGTCAAACACAGGAGGAGAACAGTTTCCTGAG AATGAAGTAAACCTCCGCTGTGTGACCTGTAACGACGAGTTCCCCACAAGAAACAAGTTGTTTGACCACCTGAAGACCAGCGGCCACGCCTCTGCAATCTCCTCAAACGCTGCTCACAGCTCCATGAGCAAGAGcaaaaaagacaagaggaagaacAGATAA
- the dnajc21 gene encoding dnaJ homolog subfamily C member 21 isoform X2 yields the protein MKCHYEILGVKRDAGDDDLKKAYRKLALKWHPDKNLDNAEEAAEQFKLIQAAYDVLSDLQERAWYDNHRDALLKGGLSGDYEDDSIDLLQYFTVTCYSGYGDDEKGFYTVYRDLFESIVKEEMEHGKVEDEEEEEEFPPFGDSQSDYDTVVHVFYGYWQSFCTHKNFAWKEEYDTRQASNRWEKRAMEKENKKTREKGRKERNELVRQLVAFVRKRDRRVQAHRKLVEEQNAEKIKKVEELRRKQKLSQAKLAEEYKEQSWAAMSELEKELQQMEAQYGEEFGDASESEDEELEMDAPEKNSEEGGDAEQPDGDELTIDYYDDLYCPACDKSFKSDKAMKNHEKSKKHREMVALLRQQLQEEEDSLGLNPDRKDGREEENEQEGEEEEEEEEEDKPRQKLSKKQKRKKKQQKVVRQSAPDEEEEKPALTTEEEAPEKSADPTEPEKQDDLPPTEVKSTSGKTKGKKGGGKDKPKNDKSNTGGEQFPENEVNLRCVTCNDEFPTRNKLFDHLKTSGHASAISSNAAHSSMSKSKKDKRKNR from the exons ATGAAGTGTCACTATGAAATCTTGGGTGTGAAACGAGACGCAGGAGACGACGATTTGAAGAAAGCGTATCGAAAATTAGCATTGAAATGGCATCCAG ATAAAAACTTGGACAATGCTGAGGAGGCGGCGGAGCAGTTCAAGCTGATTCAGGCAGCTTATGATGTCCTGAGTGATCTGCAGGAGAGAGCTTG GTATGACAATCACAGGGACGCTCTGCTGAAAGGAGGACTGAGTGGAGATTATGAAGATGACAGCATTGACCTGCTGCAGTACTTCACGGTCACCTGCTACTCTGGCTACGGAGATGACGAGAAG GGCTTTTACACAGTCTACAGGGATCTCTTTGAGTCCATTGTTAAGGAGGAGATGGAGCACGGCAAGgtggaagatgaggaagaggaggaggagtttcCTCCCTTTGGAGACTCTCAGAGTGATTATGATACA GTAGTGCACGTGTTTTACGGCTACTGGCAGAGCTTCTGCACCCATAAAAACTTTGCCTGGAAGGAGGAGTATGATACGAGGCAGGCCTCCAACCGCTGGGAGAAAAGGGCCATGGAGAAGGAGAACAAGAAGACCAGAGAGAAGGGTCGAAAGGAGCGCAACGAGCTTGTGCGGCAACTCGTGGCTTTTGTTCGCAAACGTGACCGCCGTGTGCAGGCCCACAGAaagctggtggaggagcagaACGCTGAGAAGATCaagaaggtggaggagctgaggcgGAAGCAGAAGCTCAGCCAAGCCAA ACTGGCAGAAGAGTACAAGGAGCAGAGCTGGGCGGCCATGTCTGAACTTgagaaggagctgcagcagatggaGGCTCAGTACGGAGAGGAGTTTGGAGATGCATCAGAGAGTGAGGACGAAGAGCTGGAGATGGACGCACCGGAGAAGAACAGcgaagagggaggag ATGCAGAGCAGCCTGATGGAGACGAACTGACAATTGACTATTATGACGATCTGTACTGCCCAGCCTGTGACAAATCCTTCAAATCAGATAAAGC AATGAAAAACCATGAAAAATCCAAAAAGCACCGGGAGATGGTGGCGTTGCTgcggcagcagctgcaggaagaagaggatTCACTTGGTTTGAACCCGGACAGAAAGGacggaagagaagaggaaaatgagcaggaaggggaggaggaggaggaagaggaggaggaagacaagcCAAGGCAAAA GCTGTccaaaaagcaaaagaggaaaaagaaacagcagaaagtCGTACGT cagagtgctccagatgaggaggaggagaaaccagCGCTGACCACCGAGGAAGAAGCCCCTGAGAAGTCAGCGGACCCTACAGAGCCTGAGAAGCAGGATGATCTCCCTCCCACAGAAGTCAAGAG CACCTCTGGgaagacaaaaggaaagaagggaggaggaaaagacaaaCCGAAGAATGACAAGTCAAACACAGGAGGAGAACAGTTTCCTGAG AATGAAGTAAACCTCCGCTGTGTGACCTGTAACGACGAGTTCCCCACAAGAAACAAGTTGTTTGACCACCTGAAGACCAGCGGCCACGCCTCTGCAATCTCCTCAAACGCTGCTCACAGCTCCATGAGCAAGAGcaaaaaagacaagaggaagaacAGATAA